Within the Microbacterium terricola genome, the region CTCGACCGCGACGGCCACCGCATCGTCGGCCTCGACCTGTCGGGCAGCGACACGTTCGTCGGCGGGATCCTCACCCTCGACGGCGACATCGTCGTCCGCCGCGAGGTGCCGGTGCCGGCGAGCACCGACGAGATCGTCGACACCGTCATCGCCCTCGCCCGCGAGCTCGTCGACGACGCCCACGCGCCGGTGCTCGGCATCGGCGTCGGCACGCCGGGTGTGGTGGGGGAGCGCGGCATCATCCTCACGGCCCCGAACCTCGGCTGGGTCGGCTTCGACCTCGAGGGCGCGCTCAGCGCCGCCCTCGGGCTGCCGGTGCTCGTCGCGAACGACGCCAACGCCGCCGTGCTCGCCGAGTACACCTTCGGCGGCGCCGGCGACGACGTGCTGCTGGTCAAGGTGGGCCGAGGCGTCGGCTCCGGCCTCCTCGCCGGCGGCCAGCCGATGCGCGGCGCCCACTTCGCCGCGGGTGAGATCGGCCACGTCACGGTCGGCACCGACGGCGGCCCGCGCTGCGCGTGCGGCAAGGTCGGCTGCCTCGAGGCCTGGCTGGCGGTGCCGGCGCTGACGGCGCGGCTGGCAGCAGCATCCGCCGATGCGGAGCGCGAGGGCATCCTGCGCGACGCCGGCGAGCGTCTGGGCATCGCCCTGGCCCCCATCGTCGGCGTGCTCGACGTGTCGGAGATCGTGCTCTCCGGCCCCCCTGAACTTCTCGACGGACCCCTCGCGCAAGCGACCGCCGAGACACTCCGAGCTCGAACGCTCGCCGAGTTCCACGACGGCGTGCGGGTTCGGTTGACGGAGCAAAGCGAGGACATCGTCCTGCGCGGCGCGGCCGTCATGGTCCTGTCGGGACAACTCGGGGTGTCGTAGCAGCAACACGGCACCCTCATCCCCCCGGATGGGCCGCCCGGCCCGATCCGGAACAACCAAGAGAAAACGAAGGAAGCACAATGAACAAGAAGCTCGGTGCTCTCGGGCTGCTCGCCGCTTCGGCGATCGTGCTCGCGGGCTGCTCGGCCAGCCCCTCGGGCAGCGCCGCCCCCTCCGACACCGACGGGTTCGACCCGGAGGGCGCGAAGGGCCAGGACATCACGTTCTGGGTCATGGGCGGCGACACTCCTGCGGAAGCGCGCGACTACCTCGTCGACGCGTACGAGGAGGCTACCGGCGGGACGCTCACCATCGAGGAGCAGTCCTGGGGCGACGCACTGACCAAGCTCGCCAACCAGCTGCCCGACGCGAACAACACCCCCGACGTCACGGAGATCGGCAACACCTGGGCGCCGACCTTCACCACGGCGGGTGCGTTCAGCGACCTGAGCGGCATCTACGAGGACCTGGGCGGCGCTGACCTGCTCCCGTCGTTCGTCGAGGTCGGCGAGGTCGACGGCGCGCAGTACGCGCTGCCGTACTACTTCGGCTCGCGC harbors:
- a CDS encoding ROK family transcriptional regulator — its product is MVHTEAHHAAADRTPSAPAERSFGRTLRQGRKVLPEHARGHNRSLVLQTLFHGGAMSRADLSRETGLTRVTISDLVAELIVDGFVTELGVREVSGPGKPAILVDLDRDGHRIVGLDLSGSDTFVGGILTLDGDIVVRREVPVPASTDEIVDTVIALARELVDDAHAPVLGIGVGTPGVVGERGIILTAPNLGWVGFDLEGALSAALGLPVLVANDANAAVLAEYTFGGAGDDVLLVKVGRGVGSGLLAGGQPMRGAHFAAGEIGHVTVGTDGGPRCACGKVGCLEAWLAVPALTARLAAASADAEREGILRDAGERLGIALAPIVGVLDVSEIVLSGPPELLDGPLAQATAETLRARTLAEFHDGVRVRLTEQSEDIVLRGAAVMVLSGQLGVS